A genomic segment from Aridibaculum aurantiacum encodes:
- a CDS encoding MFS transporter, giving the protein MALETRATASPSSTNKVSKYRWTICTLLFFSITINYLDRQVLSLTWKDFLVPEFHWTDSHYGTITGLFSIFYAVSMLIAGRFVDWMDTKKGFLWAIGVWSFGAVIHAFCGIATSGLLTGNWLVGFEGAKHSIETVGDTALIVSTSVSLFIFARFVLALGEAGNFPAAIKATAEYFPKKDRALATSIFNAGAAVGALAAPLTIPFIAHTWGWEMAFIVIGALGFVWMAFWIFMYNKPEKHPRVNQAELDYIQQDIVVHDQVSEPITAATPGKKMSFADCFKYKQTWAFAFGKFMTDGVWWFFLFWTPAYLKDIYGIDSASGSLPLFVLYAITLLSIIGGWLPSYFVDKKGMNPYEGRMRAMLIFAFFPLLALLAQPLGGGGYWIPIIIIGIAGAAHQSWSANIFSTVGDMFPKSAIATVTGIGGMAGGFGSFFINKGSGMLFTYAGDTQMQFMGFTGKEAGYFIIFCICGVAYLIAWMVMKSLVPKMIVIKGE; this is encoded by the coding sequence TTCTCCATCACCATTAACTACCTGGATCGCCAGGTACTTTCGTTGACGTGGAAAGACTTCCTGGTACCTGAGTTTCATTGGACCGACAGTCACTACGGAACGATCACCGGTCTGTTCTCTATCTTCTATGCTGTATCAATGTTGATAGCAGGAAGATTTGTAGACTGGATGGACACCAAGAAAGGCTTCTTATGGGCAATAGGTGTTTGGTCATTCGGAGCTGTCATCCACGCCTTTTGCGGAATCGCTACTTCAGGTTTACTTACCGGTAATTGGCTGGTTGGATTTGAGGGAGCAAAACACTCAATAGAAACAGTTGGTGATACAGCTTTGATCGTATCTACAAGTGTATCGTTATTCATCTTTGCGCGATTTGTACTTGCCCTTGGTGAGGCAGGAAACTTTCCGGCTGCTATTAAAGCAACTGCTGAATACTTTCCGAAGAAAGATCGTGCATTGGCAACAAGTATTTTTAATGCAGGCGCTGCGGTAGGGGCATTGGCTGCACCGCTTACCATTCCTTTCATCGCTCATACTTGGGGCTGGGAAATGGCTTTCATCGTTATAGGTGCACTGGGATTTGTATGGATGGCCTTCTGGATATTCATGTACAACAAGCCGGAAAAACATCCGCGGGTGAACCAGGCTGAACTGGACTACATCCAGCAGGACATCGTGGTGCACGACCAGGTGTCAGAACCAATAACAGCGGCTACTCCAGGAAAGAAGATGTCGTTTGCAGATTGCTTTAAGTACAAGCAAACATGGGCTTTTGCTTTCGGTAAATTCATGACCGATGGTGTTTGGTGGTTCTTCCTGTTCTGGACACCGGCTTACCTAAAGGACATTTATGGAATAGACTCAGCAAGTGGTTCTTTACCTTTATTTGTTTTGTATGCTATCACACTATTGTCCATCATTGGTGGATGGCTACCAAGCTACTTTGTAGACAAAAAAGGTATGAACCCGTACGAAGGCAGGATGCGCGCTATGTTGATCTTTGCATTCTTCCCGCTACTGGCACTACTGGCACAGCCATTAGGCGGCGGCGGATATTGGATACCGATCATCATCATCGGTATTGCAGGTGCGGCACACCAGTCATGGTCTGCTAACATCTTTTCTACTGTGGGTGATATGTTCCCAAAAAGTGCCATTGCTACCGTAACTGGTATTGGTGGTATGGCAGGCGGATTCGGTTCTTTCTTTATCAACAAAGGATCAGGTATGCTATTCACTTATGCTGGTGACACACAAATGCAGTTTATGGGTTTCACCGGTAAAGAAGCCGGTTACTTCATCATCTTCTGTATATGTGGTGTAGCTTATTTAATTGCCTGGATGGTAATGAAGAGCTTAGTACCAAAAATGATAGTGATCAAAGGAGAATAA